In Marivirga salinae, a single window of DNA contains:
- the pheS gene encoding phenylalanine--tRNA ligase subunit alpha, whose product MSEKIKALKAEISTATAKTQEELEAYRLKFISRKSVLGDLFADIKNIAPEDRKAYGQEVNEVKQLAEEKFQELIAGLESTDSGSKSSAPIDLTLPPNINLGTVHPLTYVHNRIVEIFQKIGFNVADGPEIEDDFHNFTALNFPENHPAREMQDTFFIESNPDIALRTHTSSVQIRVMENQKPPFRTLAPGRVYRNEAISARAHCFFHQVEGFFVDKNVGLVDLKQTLYYFAKELFGQDTKVRFRPSYFPFTEPSAEMDISCNICKGKGCNICKYSGWVEILGSGMIDPNVLENCGIDSEEYTGFAFGMGIERIAMLKFQVNDLRLYSENDVRFLNQFKHLS is encoded by the coding sequence ATGTCTGAAAAGATAAAAGCATTAAAAGCTGAAATATCAACGGCAACAGCAAAAACTCAGGAAGAGTTAGAGGCTTATAGATTAAAATTTATAAGTCGCAAAAGTGTATTAGGTGATCTTTTTGCCGACATCAAAAATATAGCTCCGGAAGACCGAAAGGCTTATGGACAAGAAGTGAATGAAGTAAAGCAATTAGCAGAAGAAAAATTTCAAGAGCTGATTGCCGGATTGGAAAGTACTGATTCAGGAAGCAAATCTTCTGCTCCTATTGATTTGACACTTCCACCAAATATTAACTTAGGGACTGTTCATCCTTTGACTTATGTGCATAACCGCATAGTGGAGATTTTCCAAAAAATTGGCTTTAACGTAGCAGATGGTCCAGAAATAGAAGATGATTTCCATAATTTCACAGCTTTGAATTTCCCTGAAAATCACCCAGCTCGTGAAATGCAGGACACTTTCTTTATTGAAAGTAATCCAGATATAGCCTTGAGGACGCATACTTCTTCCGTGCAAATAAGGGTAATGGAAAACCAGAAACCTCCATTTAGAACATTGGCTCCTGGACGAGTTTATAGAAATGAAGCGATTTCAGCACGAGCTCATTGTTTCTTCCATCAAGTAGAAGGCTTTTTTGTAGATAAAAATGTGGGTTTGGTAGATTTGAAACAGACTTTATATTATTTCGCAAAAGAGCTTTTCGGACAAGACACTAAAGTTCGTTTTCGTCCTTCTTATTTTCCTTTTACTGAGCCAAGCGCAGAAATGGATATTTCTTGCAACATCTGTAAAGGGAAAGGCTGTAATATTTGTAAATATTCTGGTTGGGTAGAAATTTTAGGTTCAGGTATGATTGACCCAAATGTGCTAGAAAATTGCGGAATTGATTCAGAAGAATATACAGGCTTTGCATTTGGTATGGGAATTGAACGAATTGCTATGCTAAAATTTCAAGTAAATGATTTAAGGTTGTATTCCGAAAATGATGTTCGATTCTTGAATCAGTTTAAGCATTTGAGTTAA
- a CDS encoding 3-hydroxyacyl-CoA dehydrogenase NAD-binding domain-containing protein, with product MQLKDIKSIGIVGAGTMGSGIAQMSAMAGYQTIIFDIQEDALDKAKTAVSKNLEKGIEKGKVSQEQKEACLQNISFISKLEELKADVIIEAVVEKLQVKIDIFSQLEKINSVKTILATNTSSIPITQIGAGLQNPERLVGMHFFNPAHIMKLVEVISGAATNPEIAETTKALAEKMGKKAVMAKDSPGFIVNRVARHFYVESLKIAEENVADFEQIDRLVESSGFKMGPFRLMDLIGVDTNFSVTKSMFESFYYDSKFRPSRIQQQKVDAGHHGRKSGKGFYDYN from the coding sequence ATGCAACTAAAAGACATCAAAAGTATAGGAATAGTTGGCGCAGGAACTATGGGTTCTGGAATTGCCCAAATGAGCGCTATGGCCGGTTATCAAACCATTATTTTTGATATTCAAGAGGATGCTTTAGATAAAGCCAAAACTGCCGTTAGCAAAAACCTGGAAAAAGGAATTGAAAAAGGCAAAGTAAGTCAGGAACAAAAAGAGGCTTGTCTTCAAAACATTAGTTTCATATCTAAACTGGAAGAGCTAAAAGCAGATGTCATCATTGAAGCGGTAGTGGAAAAACTACAGGTGAAAATTGATATTTTCAGTCAGCTCGAAAAAATCAATTCTGTAAAAACCATCTTAGCAACCAATACTTCTTCTATTCCTATCACGCAAATTGGCGCAGGACTTCAAAATCCTGAAAGATTGGTAGGCATGCATTTTTTTAATCCTGCTCATATAATGAAATTGGTAGAGGTTATTTCTGGAGCCGCTACAAATCCTGAAATTGCGGAAACTACCAAGGCTTTAGCTGAAAAAATGGGCAAAAAAGCCGTGATGGCAAAAGATTCGCCTGGTTTTATCGTTAACCGTGTGGCACGTCATTTTTACGTGGAATCCCTAAAAATAGCTGAAGAGAATGTAGCTGATTTCGAACAAATTGACAGATTAGTGGAAAGTTCGGGATTTAAAATGGGACCTTTTCGGTTAATGGATTTAATAGGTGTGGATACTAACTTTTCAGTAACCAAGTCTATGTTTGAATCATTTTACTATGACAGCAAATTCAGACCAAGTAGAATACAACAACAAAAAGTGGATGCCGGCCACCACGGAAGAAAAAGCGGCAAAGGATTTTATGACTATAATTAA